DNA from Colletotrichum higginsianum IMI 349063 chromosome 7 map unlocalized unitig_7, whole genome shotgun sequence:
CGGGATGGACCCTAGCCCTGACCTCAAGGAGTACATCTACCACCGTCCCCTCAACCAGGACGAAGAGATGGCCAAGCACCTTTTTTGGACTGACGCTCCTGAGCACTTGCGCCAGAAGTTCCCCAAATTCGATGGGAAGGACTTCTACCCCATTTCCCCGGAGAAGAAGCCTCGCCCTCGCGTGGCTAACTCCAACCTGCCCACCGGCCGACCCGAGCAAGACTATGGCTTctcgctgccgacggcggacCTGGATCCTTTTGCGCCTTTGGAGCCCTACCGCGAGAACACCCTTCGGAAGCCGACTTTCAAAGAGAGGGAAGTGAAGGACATGAAGAGAGACACCAAGTCGGACAACGTGACCTCGCCCATGAAGCGTCGAAACAAGCTGCGCCCCGTTGCCTACTTCAACAGCCAGGGTATCGACGAGTCGAAGCAAAGCTCTAGCTCGTCCGAGAATGTGGTCGAGACAGACTCCGAGAGAGCCTACTTCAACTCTTGGTCAGTCATTGCCTTCATCGGCGTTAATTTGCCGTGCTAACATTGCCGTAGTGTTCGTACCTGGTCTGAGAGAGTCACGGCAGCAGCGACCGCCCTTCCCGGAACCGTCACGTCGGAGAATGCCCAGGGTTATCTTCCGCAGTACGCCATCGGCCATGCTGCAGCTTCATTGTCGCCCGCCATTGCCAAAGCACCCAACCAGTCCACCCGTCCGTCGCCCCCCAAGCTGAACAACGATGGCCACATGAACCCCAGCACGAGCTTGCTCACCGTGTCAGCTGAAGGTCGAGTCGAGAACCGTCCTCCCATTCGATTTGTTGTAAGTGGCGTTCCCACGCTCGTCAACAGAGGTGATACTGACGATTTGCCAGCAGACCAAGTGAGACGTCACTCACCCAAGTATTCGGCATATGCTACACTTGTATGCCTTCGAATTTGCGTTCCGAACACTTGTTTAGATTACGTTAGATGACCAGTGCCGCGGGAGTCTCCATTACCACGGCATTGATTTCCGAATATTCAGGAGGCCGTGCTGTTATGTTGTAGGTCGTTCTCGAGACACACTTTGTGCATTTCATCCTTAGAAGATGGTTTTCTTATACAAAGTGGGAAAATGAACGCCAACGGCTGCATGAGACATAGATAGTTAGGGTCTTTTAAGCATTAATAATCAAACTTCGCGTGTATCAGATGCCGGGTAGTATAGTGACAAGAGCGAAATTGAGCATGGTTTAAAACCTGTGTTGACGACGTCCAAGTGAGAGAGGCTCGTTTGGTGGGTCGCATCTagaaaataaaaaaagaTAGAATAGCATGTGTCTCACCATCAAATTTCCAGTCTCATTGCAAAGCTCAATGAAAATCTTCGGGCGAGAGTGGGAGAGGTGGTGATTCCGATTGGAAAAGCCTCCCCACTGGTTTACTCTTCGCCAGTCGTATACCTCGAAAACCATGGACTCAGTGGTTGACGCGGAGATATCCTAGCGGGAATGTGTGCATCTACGATGAACCTACCATGAGAGAGAACGTTCCAATTTCAAAAGGAGCGTTTCATCTCAAAAAGCCAAAAGAGGCAAAGGACAGCGGTTAGCATGGTCACGGAATAGTAAAGCAaacgacgacatcgagccTGGAATGGCTCGATGGCGAAGATGGCTTCGGGAGAACCTCCCATGGAGCATCTCACGTTTGGAGCGTGAGGTGGCCATTGAGAAAATGAAATCTTCTCGATTTGATCTTCTAAAACTTTTTCCTTTTTAGCCCTCGTGATTCCCTTATGTCTTTTCCCCTCCATTGCCAAAACGCGTCAAGGTCGTTTCGCGAAAGATAAACGCCGTCGATGGATATCGTGGAAGATGGTATCGATGCCCGTCGATAGGTCCCTTTTTTAGTTGTGCCGTCGTTCCCTTGAACTGCCGCTTTTTGTTTCATGGTTTGGAATGGGTTCTACTCCAATCCGTCGCGAAAAGGCTCTTGTTTTTCGAGTCCGTCGTCAGGATAGGAGAGATTGATCATTGTCGGTTTTTAGACGGGAGATTTAGGCGGTGGCCTTGCTCTTGACGCGGAGCTCACGGCCAACCTTGATGCGCTCAAGGATGGACTCGCGGTCCTTGTCGATCTTGAGcttgttgatgacgacgttGGAGGGGTGGATGCCCAGGGGGACGGACTGGCCCGAGGTCTTCTCGCGGGTGACGCGCTCGACGTGGATGACGTACTTGAGGCGGTAGACGGAGGTaaccttgccctccttgcccttgtgaGCGCCACGAACGATGgtgacctcgtcgtccttgcgGACGGGGATGGAGCGGACCTTTGGGCAAGCGTTAGACGGATTGGGTTCCTCGCATGCAATCCGGGAAAGGGGAGACATACGTTGTACTTTTCGCGGAGCTCCTTGGAGAG
Protein-coding regions in this window:
- a CDS encoding Ribosomal protein L24: MTKVNQSVASSRRKSRAAHFGAPSSVRRVIMSAPLSKELREKYNVRSIPVRKDDEVTIVRGAHKGKEGKVTSVYRLKYVIHVERVTREKTSGQSVPLGIHPSNVVINKLKIDKDRESILERIKVGRELRVKSKATA